A genomic window from Streptomyces sp. NBC_01429 includes:
- a CDS encoding ADP-ribosylglycohydrolase family protein: MSTPSGAIWGRVEQQDFRSRVRGCLLGGAVGDALGAGVSTLTLDEMRAAYGTDGVVDFVPAYGRRGGVTAATQLTLFTVDGLIRAQIRRDTGAWHPPTDVYRAHVRWAATQRDWGPDLRRKDIGWLAQEEWLYARRDPTISTLTGLGDDVMGSLDRPKNPIARDPGALVRSAPFGLLVGWEPQLVGQLALECAVQTHGSPGAYQGPGAFAVIVHALARGETLETGVRRALALLAPQPGNQPVSEALQQALAVVRQGIPGPETIASLGEGRTAESALAVAVYCALVAEDVRHGLRLAVNHDGPSAATGTLCGALLGALHGETALPPAWVAELEGRSTVLEIADDFAMEMTQGRALHGPEDTVSGWLTRYPRG; encoded by the coding sequence GTGAGCACACCGTCCGGTGCCATCTGGGGCCGTGTGGAGCAGCAGGACTTCCGTAGCCGGGTACGGGGCTGTCTGCTCGGCGGCGCCGTGGGCGACGCGCTGGGCGCGGGGGTCTCCACGCTCACGCTCGACGAGATGCGGGCCGCGTACGGCACCGACGGCGTGGTGGACTTCGTACCCGCCTACGGCCGCAGGGGCGGGGTCACCGCCGCCACGCAGCTGACGCTGTTCACCGTGGACGGGCTGATACGCGCGCAGATCCGCCGGGACACCGGCGCCTGGCATCCGCCCACCGACGTCTACCGCGCCCATGTGCGCTGGGCCGCCACGCAGCGCGACTGGGGCCCCGATCTGCGCCGCAAGGACATCGGCTGGCTCGCGCAGGAGGAGTGGCTGTACGCGCGCAGGGACCCGACGATCTCCACCCTCACCGGGCTCGGCGACGACGTCATGGGCTCCCTCGACCGGCCCAAGAACCCCATCGCCCGGGACCCGGGCGCGCTGGTGCGGTCCGCGCCGTTCGGGCTGCTGGTCGGCTGGGAGCCGCAGTTGGTGGGCCAGCTGGCCCTGGAGTGCGCGGTGCAGACGCACGGCTCCCCGGGCGCGTACCAGGGGCCCGGCGCCTTCGCCGTGATCGTGCACGCGCTGGCGCGCGGCGAGACGCTGGAGACGGGCGTACGGCGCGCCCTCGCCCTGCTCGCCCCGCAGCCGGGGAACCAGCCCGTCTCGGAGGCGCTTCAGCAGGCGCTGGCCGTCGTGCGGCAGGGCATTCCGGGACCGGAGACGATCGCGTCGCTGGGGGAGGGCCGCACCGCGGAATCCGCGCTCGCGGTGGCCGTCTACTGCGCGCTGGTCGCCGAGGACGTACGCCACGGGCTGCGCCTCGCCGTCAATCACGACGGTCCCTCCGCCGCCACCGGCACCCTGTGCGGGGCGCTGCTCGGCGCCCTGCACGGCGAGACGGCCCTCCCGCCCGCCTGGGTGGCGGAGCTGGAGGGCCGGTCGACGGTGCTGGAGATCGCCGACGACTTCGCGATGGAGATGACCCAGGGCCGCGCCCTGCACGGCCCGGAGGACACCGTGTCGGGCTGGCTGACGCGCTACCCGCGCGGCTGA
- a CDS encoding GOLPH3/VPS74 family protein, translated as MGRSRRTIPEELLLLALDPATGTTAQPQSLDLGLAGAQLVELALAGRIAPDGDRIAVVMPRPTGDPTLDSALELLRRRGSPVRAVHWIGGPRLGLRQTYLSHLERCGMVHAVAGQMCGVLPTTRYQATETAISREIRSRLDNAIRTGVPPDPRTAALAALAHAVGLGKHLYPGNEGRSSRSRLRDLIRHDPMGGLVAHAVMDVQNGAGAQQRRNPAQGATGAPGGARPPGGVPMQPQRGGMDRVAAH; from the coding sequence ATGGGCAGGAGCCGCAGAACAATTCCGGAGGAGCTTCTGTTGCTCGCTCTGGACCCGGCCACGGGTACCACAGCGCAGCCGCAGTCGCTCGACCTCGGCCTGGCCGGAGCACAGCTAGTGGAGCTGGCTCTGGCAGGACGGATAGCCCCTGATGGGGATCGTATCGCCGTGGTGATGCCACGGCCGACCGGAGATCCGACTCTGGACTCCGCACTGGAACTGCTGCGCAGACGCGGCAGCCCGGTCCGGGCCGTCCATTGGATTGGCGGGCCCCGACTGGGGCTGCGCCAGACCTATCTCTCGCATCTGGAGCGGTGCGGCATGGTGCATGCTGTGGCGGGCCAGATGTGCGGAGTGCTGCCGACGACTCGCTACCAGGCGACCGAGACGGCGATCAGCCGGGAAATCAGGTCCCGGCTGGACAACGCGATCCGCACCGGCGTACCGCCGGACCCGCGGACCGCGGCGCTCGCCGCGCTGGCCCACGCGGTCGGACTCGGCAAGCATCTGTACCCCGGGAACGAGGGGCGCTCATCGCGCTCCAGGCTCCGGGACCTGATCAGGCACGACCCGATGGGCGGTCTCGTGGCGCATGCCGTGATGGACGTCCAGAACGGCGCGGGCGCACAGCAACGCCGTAACCCCGCCCAGGGCGCCACCGGCGCTCCGGGCGGCGCCAGGCCGCCGGGAGGCGTGCCGATGCAGCCGCAGCGCGGCGGCATGGATCGCGTGGCGGCGCACTGA
- a CDS encoding DUF397 domain-containing protein encodes MAILQGATDTWTKSSYSGGNGACVEVKSPIVQAIAVRDSKAPEGPSISFVPTSWNAFVQEMGKGASDLG; translated from the coding sequence ATGGCAATTCTTCAGGGCGCTACGGACACGTGGACGAAGTCCTCGTATTCCGGCGGAAACGGCGCATGCGTAGAGGTCAAGTCCCCCATCGTCCAGGCCATTGCCGTCCGGGATTCGAAGGCCCCCGAAGGGCCGTCGATCTCCTTCGTCCCCACCTCGTGGAACGCGTTCGTCCAGGAAATGGGCAAGGGCGCCTCCGACCTCGGCTGA
- a CDS encoding helix-turn-helix domain-containing protein, with amino-acid sequence MASNVNPTVRRRRLGQELRRLRELKGMTAEEVAERLLVSQSKISRLENGRRSISQRDVRDLCGVYEVEDSRIVDSLMQMAKDSRQQGWWHAFGDIPYSVYIGLETDAASLRVYEPQVVPGLLQTRAYAEALINGALPESAVPDVEKRVGVRLRRQDRVNTPDNPLRLWAVVDEAALRRVVGNKQLMREQLEHLIEQSQLPHVTVQVLPFDMGAHPGITGHYAILEFPDAADSSVVYIEGVTSDLYLEKANDVQRYSVMYEHLRAQALNVDQTRTFIEDIVKDYAR; translated from the coding sequence GTGGCGTCCAACGTCAATCCCACCGTCAGGCGACGCCGATTGGGCCAGGAGTTGCGGCGGCTTCGCGAACTCAAAGGCATGACTGCCGAAGAGGTGGCGGAGCGCCTGCTGGTCTCCCAGTCGAAGATCAGCCGGCTGGAGAACGGTCGCCGTTCCATCAGCCAGCGCGATGTGCGCGACCTCTGCGGGGTGTACGAGGTCGAGGACTCCCGCATCGTCGACTCGCTCATGCAAATGGCCAAGGACTCGCGCCAGCAGGGCTGGTGGCACGCCTTCGGCGACATCCCGTACAGCGTCTACATCGGCCTGGAGACGGACGCGGCCTCGCTGCGCGTGTACGAGCCGCAGGTCGTCCCGGGGCTGCTCCAGACCCGGGCGTACGCGGAGGCGCTGATCAACGGCGCGCTGCCCGAGTCGGCGGTCCCGGACGTCGAGAAGCGCGTCGGGGTGCGGCTGCGCCGCCAGGACCGCGTCAACACGCCCGACAACCCGCTCCGGCTCTGGGCCGTGGTCGACGAGGCGGCGCTGCGCCGGGTCGTCGGCAACAAGCAGCTGATGCGGGAGCAGTTGGAGCACCTCATCGAGCAGTCGCAGCTGCCGCACGTGACCGTGCAGGTGCTGCCCTTCGACATGGGCGCGCACCCCGGGATCACCGGGCACTACGCGATTCTGGAATTCCCGGACGCCGCCGACTCCAGCGTGGTCTACATCGAGGGCGTGACGAGCGATCTCTATCTGGAGAAGGCGAATGACGTGCAGCGGTACAGCGTGATGTACGAACATTTGCGCGCCCAGGCGCTGAATGTCGATCAAACGCGTACTTTCATCGAGGATATCGTCAAGGATTACGCCCGCTGA
- a CDS encoding sodium:solute symporter family protein, which produces MNSLDWTVLIAYFGVMIAIGLWSHKRVDNVSDFFTAGGRMPWWLSGISHHMSGYSAVMFTGYAGIAYLYGITSFVTWSLPIAIGIGIGAKLFAPRLNRLRSRLHVASPLEYLKNRYDLKTQQALAWSGLLLKIVDVGAKWAAIATLLSVFTGISLNQGILITGVITGIYCTVGGLWADALTELGQFVIQLFAGVAMLIAVMGKLGGFSALWTVWDKLPDGHAEPTAGPYTVTFLLAFLFIKTFEYNGGMWNQAQRYMATSSAREATRSARLSAILWLVWPLVLFFPMWCAPLLVTAQKPDASDSYALMTEQLLPHGLLGLVIVGFFSHTMAMCSSDANAISAVFTRDIAPTLSKAARGWTARAALLAARLSTISFLALSMAIATQVNSPTFKDIITVVIKWVAGLMGPIAIPFMLGLLKTFRRSGPTAALTSWALGLLAFWLVNYPVNWAVDGGVPLQYQVSVPLAVSLVLYVVIGFLKPEDTPDRDVLLARINGQGDGDGSGLTAASLRVPAQAEPGDGAKARDAGEGRDQGA; this is translated from the coding sequence ATGAACAGCCTGGACTGGACCGTGCTCATCGCGTACTTCGGCGTGATGATCGCGATCGGCCTGTGGTCGCACAAGCGTGTGGACAATGTCAGCGACTTCTTCACCGCGGGCGGCAGGATGCCCTGGTGGTTGTCGGGTATCTCGCATCATATGTCCGGCTACAGCGCGGTGATGTTCACCGGTTACGCGGGCATCGCCTATCTCTACGGCATTACCTCGTTCGTCACCTGGTCCCTGCCCATCGCGATCGGTATCGGGATCGGCGCGAAGCTCTTCGCGCCCCGGCTCAACCGGCTGCGTTCGCGGCTGCACGTCGCGTCGCCGCTCGAATATCTCAAGAACCGGTACGACCTGAAGACGCAGCAGGCCCTCGCCTGGTCGGGGCTGTTACTCAAGATCGTGGACGTGGGCGCCAAATGGGCCGCCATCGCCACCCTGCTCTCCGTCTTCACCGGAATCTCCCTCAATCAGGGCATCCTCATCACCGGTGTGATCACCGGCATTTACTGCACGGTCGGCGGGCTGTGGGCCGACGCGCTCACAGAACTGGGGCAGTTCGTCATCCAGCTCTTCGCCGGCGTCGCCATGCTCATCGCCGTCATGGGCAAGCTCGGCGGCTTCAGCGCCCTGTGGACGGTCTGGGACAAGCTCCCCGACGGTCACGCGGAGCCGACGGCGGGCCCGTACACCGTCACGTTCCTGCTGGCGTTCCTCTTCATCAAGACCTTCGAGTACAACGGCGGCATGTGGAACCAGGCGCAGCGCTACATGGCGACCTCCAGCGCCCGCGAGGCCACCCGCTCGGCCCGGCTCTCGGCGATCCTGTGGCTCGTCTGGCCGCTGGTGCTGTTCTTCCCGATGTGGTGCGCGCCGCTGCTGGTGACGGCGCAGAAGCCGGACGCGTCGGACTCGTACGCCCTGATGACCGAACAGTTGCTGCCGCACGGGCTGCTGGGGCTGGTCATCGTCGGCTTCTTCTCGCACACGATGGCGATGTGCTCCTCGGACGCGAACGCCATCTCCGCCGTCTTCACCCGGGACATCGCGCCCACGCTGTCCAAGGCGGCGCGCGGCTGGACCGCGCGGGCCGCGCTGCTGGCGGCGCGGCTGTCGACCATCTCGTTCCTGGCGCTGTCGATGGCGATCGCGACGCAGGTCAACTCGCCGACGTTCAAGGACATCATCACGGTCGTGATCAAGTGGGTGGCGGGGCTGATGGGACCGATCGCGATCCCGTTCATGCTCGGTCTGCTCAAGACGTTCCGCAGGTCGGGACCGACCGCCGCGCTCACCAGCTGGGCGCTGGGGCTGCTGGCCTTCTGGCTGGTCAACTATCCGGTCAACTGGGCCGTGGACGGCGGGGTGCCGCTCCAGTACCAGGTCTCGGTGCCGCTCGCGGTGTCGCTGGTGCTGTACGTCGTGATCGGCTTCCTCAAGCCGGAGGACACCCCGGATCGCGACGTGCTGCTGGCGCGGATCAACGGGCAGGGCGACGGGGACGGTTCGGGCCTGACGGCGGCCTCGCTGCGGGTGCCGGCGCAGGCGGAGCCGGGCGACGGCGCGAAGGCGCGGGACGCGGGTGAGGGCCGGGACCAGGGCGCCTGA
- a CDS encoding DUF418 domain-containing protein, giving the protein MTTPAQSGPVRSSGAGPGRLMDVDALRGVALFGILMVNIGFFASGYTLAEVPDPARGAWHDALATGVIQFLFEAKSYLLFSFLFGYSFTLQVDSAGARGRDFRPLFLRRLGGLFLLGVVNGVLLFHGDILVTYAVLGLMLFLLRGLAPRRALWVAGIITGSIALGLLLIAVLATLFDGAAASATASEHAASLAEGRAATEAMRGGVGSVIGERVSALGATLPLVLFFQGPLAFSAFLVGLAAGKRRLFADAGLHDGKLKLAQLIGFPVGLAGSAFLTFAGGDNLFAGAVHLVTAPCLTAAYVATLLRVFRTGRGARLAGVLARPGRMALTNYLSQSLLCVLIFTGIGLGLVGRVPYVGVMGIALAIYGVQLAWSAWWLRRFRMGPAEWLLRAATHLERPALRVRRDTTAQHAPVPALSD; this is encoded by the coding sequence ATGACAACACCAGCTCAGAGCGGGCCCGTGCGGTCGTCCGGTGCCGGGCCCGGTCGGCTGATGGATGTCGACGCCCTGCGCGGCGTCGCGCTGTTCGGCATTCTGATGGTCAACATCGGCTTCTTCGCCAGCGGTTACACCCTGGCGGAGGTGCCCGATCCGGCCCGGGGTGCCTGGCACGACGCGCTGGCCACGGGGGTGATCCAGTTCCTCTTCGAAGCGAAGTCCTACCTGCTGTTCTCGTTCCTCTTCGGCTACAGCTTCACCCTCCAGGTCGACTCCGCCGGCGCGCGTGGCCGCGACTTCCGGCCCCTGTTCCTGCGGCGGCTCGGCGGGCTGTTCCTGCTGGGTGTCGTCAACGGGGTCCTGCTGTTCCACGGCGACATCCTCGTCACGTACGCCGTGCTCGGGCTCATGCTCTTCCTGCTGCGGGGGCTCGCGCCGCGCCGGGCGCTGTGGGTGGCGGGGATCATCACCGGGTCGATCGCGCTGGGGCTGCTGCTGATCGCGGTGCTCGCGACGCTGTTCGACGGCGCCGCAGCCTCCGCCACCGCCTCCGAACACGCCGCGTCCCTCGCCGAAGGGCGGGCCGCCACCGAGGCGATGCGGGGCGGCGTCGGGTCGGTGATCGGTGAGCGGGTGTCGGCGCTGGGGGCCACCCTGCCGCTCGTCCTCTTCTTCCAGGGGCCGCTGGCCTTCTCCGCCTTCCTGGTGGGGCTGGCCGCCGGCAAGCGGCGGCTGTTCGCCGACGCGGGGCTCCACGACGGGAAGCTGAAGCTCGCGCAGCTCATCGGATTCCCGGTGGGACTGGCGGGCTCGGCGTTCCTCACTTTCGCCGGGGGCGACAACCTGTTCGCCGGGGCCGTGCACCTCGTCACCGCGCCCTGCCTCACCGCCGCGTATGTCGCCACACTTCTGCGCGTCTTCCGTACCGGGCGCGGCGCGCGGCTGGCCGGGGTGCTCGCCCGGCCCGGGAGGATGGCGCTGACCAACTACCTGAGTCAGTCGCTGCTCTGCGTGCTGATCTTCACGGGGATCGGGCTCGGCCTCGTCGGCCGGGTGCCTTACGTCGGAGTCATGGGCATCGCGCTGGCGATCTACGGCGTACAACTGGCCTGGAGCGCGTGGTGGTTGCGGCGGTTCCGGATGGGGCCGGCCGAGTGGCTGCTGCGCGCCGCCACGCACCTGGAGCGGCCCGCCCTGCGCGTACGACGCGACACCACTGCCCAGCACGCGCCCGTGCCCGCGCTGTCGGACTGA
- a CDS encoding D-alanyl-D-alanine carboxypeptidase — MRHEGDTVAGESPGKSDQRKSSGETAPGERDPRLAVFRESGTERAGTAEKAESGSGSGSPSGSGSAVSTKVAIANRTEGSAAESTESAEPAESAEDTGEPEGGPIAEPAKASASGGSGEDDRSAAAPSGAGTAGKSLTGEDAGRAEADEDAKSGDAKSGDAEKGDAKTGDAKKDTGPSSSPSWARPSSEAPKTPETSAAPKTPEAPKAPESSGKGSSKGSEGSQGADGGKPSADTPDQPTAVFKALPRPAVDQPTTALKIPSNLKSNLAEGKGAKDGRDAKDDRDGKAEDPAERTSTFVPLRRDDKPEPRSSAAAGPDTAAGPDTAAAPGAVQASGQAAPSGPAGPVSPVPTPPSAAGPIPEAERTRQQPMPPMPPLDLLAELTNTPETPVRTAVRRVKIWTPLVLLVVIIFVVVQAMRPLPEPDLTLTADSSYSFEGDKPSLPWPDHGQGAVSVAGLGSVGAFGEQKPVPIASVTKSMTAYIIMRDHPMKVDEDGARIPVDALAEKEGGYDESGNESTLNTIKEGDKLSQKDALSALMIPSANNVARLLARWDSGSQDKFVDKMNEAAKQLGMNDTTYTDPSGLDATTVSTAADQVKLGLELVKMRALMVITQLPSWTDPSGKIWPNWNTLVPYDGAIGIKTGTTTKAGGNLLFAATKDVGGTKQYVVGAVLGQQGPSIIDAVNAASKKVMLATRELLVSKTVIKKGDTVGYVDDGLGGQVPVVATKDLKAVGWPGLKTPVKLTESGERIPHEAEAGTVVGKLTVGSGLGRVTAPVALQGDLAEPGFGAKLTRVS; from the coding sequence ATGAGACATGAAGGAGACACGGTGGCGGGCGAGTCCCCCGGTAAGTCGGATCAGCGGAAGTCGTCGGGGGAGACGGCCCCGGGAGAACGCGATCCCCGGCTCGCAGTCTTCCGCGAATCGGGGACGGAGAGGGCCGGAACGGCCGAGAAGGCCGAATCCGGTTCGGGCTCGGGCTCCCCTTCCGGCTCCGGTTCCGCGGTGTCGACGAAGGTCGCGATCGCAAATCGTACGGAGGGCTCCGCGGCGGAATCCACCGAATCCGCTGAGCCCGCCGAGTCCGCGGAGGACACCGGAGAGCCGGAGGGCGGTCCGATAGCGGAGCCCGCGAAGGCTTCGGCGAGCGGCGGGAGCGGCGAGGACGACAGGAGCGCGGCGGCGCCGAGCGGAGCCGGAACGGCCGGAAAGTCCCTTACGGGTGAGGACGCCGGACGCGCGGAGGCCGACGAGGACGCCAAGTCGGGCGACGCCAAGTCGGGCGACGCCGAGAAGGGCGACGCCAAGACCGGCGACGCGAAGAAGGACACCGGGCCTTCGTCGTCCCCGTCCTGGGCGAGGCCCTCCTCCGAGGCCCCGAAGACCCCCGAGACCTCTGCGGCCCCGAAGACCCCCGAGGCCCCGAAGGCCCCGGAAAGCTCCGGGAAGGGCTCCTCCAAGGGCTCTGAAGGCTCTCAGGGCGCCGACGGGGGCAAGCCGAGCGCGGACACCCCCGACCAGCCCACCGCGGTCTTCAAGGCCCTTCCGAGGCCCGCCGTCGACCAGCCCACCACCGCGCTGAAGATCCCGTCCAACCTCAAGTCCAACCTCGCTGAAGGCAAGGGCGCCAAGGACGGCAGGGACGCCAAGGACGACAGGGACGGCAAGGCCGAGGACCCGGCGGAGCGGACCAGCACCTTCGTACCCCTGCGCAGGGACGACAAGCCGGAGCCCCGGTCGTCCGCCGCGGCGGGCCCCGACACCGCCGCCGGGCCGGACACGGCCGCGGCCCCCGGCGCCGTGCAGGCGTCCGGCCAGGCCGCCCCGTCCGGACCGGCCGGTCCCGTGTCGCCCGTACCGACACCGCCCTCGGCGGCGGGCCCGATCCCCGAGGCCGAGCGCACCCGGCAGCAGCCCATGCCGCCGATGCCGCCGCTCGATCTGCTGGCCGAGCTGACGAACACCCCCGAGACCCCGGTCCGCACGGCCGTGCGGCGGGTCAAGATCTGGACCCCGCTGGTCCTGCTCGTGGTGATCATCTTCGTCGTGGTCCAGGCCATGCGTCCGCTGCCCGAACCGGATCTCACGCTCACCGCCGACTCCTCGTACTCCTTCGAGGGCGACAAGCCGTCGCTGCCGTGGCCCGATCACGGGCAGGGCGCCGTGTCGGTGGCGGGGCTGGGGTCCGTGGGCGCGTTCGGTGAGCAGAAGCCGGTGCCGATCGCCTCCGTGACCAAGTCGATGACCGCGTACATCATCATGCGCGACCACCCCATGAAGGTGGACGAGGACGGCGCCCGGATCCCGGTCGACGCCCTGGCCGAGAAGGAGGGCGGCTACGACGAGTCGGGCAACGAGTCGACGCTCAACACGATCAAGGAGGGCGACAAGCTCTCCCAGAAGGACGCCCTCAGCGCCCTGATGATCCCGTCGGCCAACAACGTGGCGCGGCTGCTGGCGCGCTGGGACTCCGGTTCGCAGGACAAGTTCGTCGACAAGATGAACGAGGCCGCCAAGCAGCTCGGGATGAACGACACCACGTACACCGACCCGTCGGGGCTCGACGCGACGACGGTCTCCACCGCGGCCGATCAGGTCAAGCTGGGCCTTGAACTGGTGAAGATGCGGGCGCTGATGGTGATCACCCAGCTGCCGTCGTGGACCGACCCGTCCGGCAAGATCTGGCCCAACTGGAACACCCTGGTGCCCTACGACGGCGCCATCGGGATAAAGACCGGCACCACCACCAAGGCCGGCGGAAACCTGCTCTTCGCCGCGACCAAGGACGTCGGCGGTACGAAGCAGTACGTCGTGGGCGCGGTCCTGGGACAGCAGGGGCCCTCGATCATCGACGCCGTCAACGCGGCCAGCAAGAAGGTCATGCTCGCGACGCGTGAGCTTCTCGTGTCGAAGACCGTGATCAAGAAGGGCGACACGGTCGGTTACGTGGACGACGGGCTGGGCGGACAGGTCCCCGTCGTCGCCACGAAGGACCTCAAGGCGGTCGGCTGGCCGGGGCTGAAGACCCCCGTGAAGCTGACGGAGAGCGGCGAGCGGATCCCGCACGAGGCGGAGGCGGGCACGGTCGTCGGGAAGCTGACCGTGGGATCCGGGCTCGGACGGGTGACCGCGCCGGTCGCGCTCCAGGGCGACCTGGCCGAGCCGGGCTTCGGCGCGAAGCTGACGCGCGTCAGCTGA
- a CDS encoding MFS transporter, translating into MTTAEPRRADSTAVPGETPRERTVVEPRIDPPDPPAPPVEDSAGAGAEAATGAGASGLRNRFLALRGRGPWGEWAERVRRHPVLFTTAVAAAVHVLWFFFFANSGGDIAAQDAWAEFVGRHPDSAYNLAWYGGMHPVSYSVVSPYLMSVLGVRTTMMIAGTVGAALTSLILVRVRAVRNPVACSMAAVFAYLCNALSGRVTFGLGVMFAVGAVAAVFCWPYRWREKRWLKGVAAAPLAALATAASPVAGLFLGVVAAALFLNKRRPGAYALGLAPAAVVALSAWLFPFSGTQPMSVGTASLPFITAVVTFVLVPGEWRTVRVAAAVYGTGVLLTYVVDSQIGSNVSRFAMIIGGVVLLAALPYTAPRSRRWYALVLAFVGLNFWIGFKGVDDIVRTAPAASWTRELAPLVNQLQRVGAEKGRVEVVPASSHREASALAPYVNLARGWNRQADMERNPLFYDDTLTSDSYRGWLDRWAVHYVVLPQGRPDAGAGLEAQLVEEGQPYLERLWGDSNWQLFAVKDPMPLADPPATVDRAGAGELTIHVKSAGRVLIRIPYSPWLGLVDQDGKSVLPPKETAASKADPDSPKVFVNPNGCLMKAEANVEGDEWTELLAPRPGVYRLAAPYQLPRGTGCPEELR; encoded by the coding sequence GTGACCACCGCTGAGCCGAGGCGCGCCGACAGCACCGCCGTCCCCGGGGAGACGCCGCGGGAGCGGACCGTCGTCGAGCCGCGAATAGACCCGCCGGACCCGCCCGCGCCACCTGTCGAGGACAGCGCGGGGGCAGGGGCAGAGGCCGCGACAGGGGCCGGGGCCTCCGGCCTCCGTAACCGCTTTCTCGCCCTCCGCGGCCGAGGGCCGTGGGGGGAGTGGGCTGAGCGGGTGCGGCGGCACCCCGTCCTGTTCACCACCGCCGTCGCCGCCGCCGTCCACGTGCTGTGGTTCTTCTTCTTCGCCAACAGCGGCGGCGACATCGCGGCCCAGGACGCGTGGGCCGAGTTCGTCGGACGGCACCCGGACTCCGCGTACAACCTCGCCTGGTACGGCGGGATGCATCCCGTCTCGTACAGCGTGGTCTCGCCGTATCTGATGTCGGTCCTCGGTGTGCGGACCACGATGATGATCGCCGGGACCGTCGGCGCCGCCCTGACCTCGCTGATCCTGGTGCGGGTCCGTGCCGTCCGCAACCCGGTGGCCTGTTCCATGGCCGCGGTGTTCGCGTACCTGTGCAACGCCCTGTCGGGGCGTGTGACCTTCGGGCTCGGCGTGATGTTCGCGGTCGGCGCGGTCGCCGCGGTGTTCTGCTGGCCGTACCGCTGGCGCGAGAAGCGCTGGCTCAAGGGCGTCGCCGCGGCTCCGCTGGCCGCTCTCGCGACGGCGGCGAGCCCGGTGGCCGGGCTGTTCCTCGGAGTCGTCGCCGCCGCGCTCTTCCTCAACAAGAGGCGCCCCGGGGCGTACGCGCTCGGCCTCGCGCCCGCGGCCGTCGTGGCGCTCTCGGCCTGGCTGTTCCCCTTCTCCGGGACGCAGCCGATGTCGGTGGGGACGGCCTCGCTGCCGTTCATCACCGCGGTGGTCACGTTCGTGCTCGTCCCCGGGGAGTGGCGTACGGTCCGGGTCGCCGCGGCCGTCTACGGCACTGGGGTGCTGCTCACGTACGTGGTCGACTCGCAGATCGGCTCCAACGTCTCCCGGTTCGCGATGATCATCGGGGGTGTGGTGCTGCTCGCGGCCCTGCCGTACACCGCGCCCCGTTCCCGCCGCTGGTACGCCCTGGTCCTCGCCTTCGTCGGACTCAACTTCTGGATCGGCTTCAAGGGCGTCGACGACATCGTCCGTACCGCGCCCGCCGCCTCCTGGACGCGCGAGCTGGCGCCGCTGGTCAACCAGTTGCAGCGGGTGGGGGCGGAGAAGGGCCGGGTCGAGGTCGTCCCGGCCAGCAGCCACCGCGAGGCGTCGGCGCTCGCTCCGTACGTCAATCTCGCCCGGGGCTGGAACCGGCAGGCGGACATGGAGCGCAACCCCCTCTTCTACGACGACACCCTGACCTCCGACAGCTACCGGGGCTGGCTCGACCGCTGGGCCGTGCACTACGTGGTGCTGCCCCAGGGCCGGCCCGACGCGGGCGCGGGACTTGAGGCGCAGCTCGTGGAGGAGGGCCAGCCGTATCTGGAGCGCCTCTGGGGGGACTCCAACTGGCAGCTGTTCGCCGTGAAGGACCCGATGCCGCTGGCCGACCCGCCCGCGACGGTGGACCGGGCGGGCGCGGGCGAGCTGACCATCCATGTGAAGTCGGCGGGCCGGGTGCTGATCCGGATCCCGTACTCGCCGTGGCTGGGACTGGTCGACCAGGACGGCAAGAGCGTGCTGCCGCCGAAGGAGACGGCGGCGTCGAAGGCGGACCCGGACAGCCCGAAGGTCTTCGTCAACCCCAACGGCTGCCTGATGAAGGCCGAGGCGAACGTGGAGGGCGACGAGTGGACGGAGCTGCTGGCGCCCCGCCCGGGGGTGTACCGGCTGGCCGCCCCGTACCAACTGCCGCGCGGCACCGGGTGCCCGGAGGAACTGCGCTGA